One Amycolatopsis thermophila DNA segment encodes these proteins:
- a CDS encoding helix-turn-helix domain-containing protein, whose protein sequence is MLRTVASVLVDRSAVFEFGVVCEVFGIDRTDDGVPYTEFRVCGERAGERIQASVGVELVPEYGLEGLEGADLVTIPAAAVRDEYPPAVLDAIRQAHANGATLLTVCSGSFLLGATGLLNGRPCTTHWKHIDEFKQRFPEAFLDPDVLFVDDGDIITSAGTAAGIDACLHLVRRELGSAAATAIARRMVVPPQRDGGQRQFVALPMPECTGDSLEPVLSWMIEHLAEEHTVPALARRAQMSERTFARRFAAETGTTPVKWLTTQRVLHARTLLEETRLGIEEIARECGFSTGALLRHHFHRVVGVSPHDYRRTFAAS, encoded by the coding sequence ATGCTCCGCACCGTGGCCTCCGTCCTGGTCGACCGCTCGGCCGTCTTCGAGTTCGGCGTCGTCTGCGAGGTGTTCGGCATCGACCGCACCGACGACGGCGTGCCGTACACCGAGTTCCGCGTGTGCGGTGAGCGCGCGGGGGAGCGCATCCAGGCGAGCGTCGGCGTCGAACTGGTGCCCGAATACGGGCTCGAGGGCCTCGAGGGCGCCGACCTGGTGACCATCCCGGCGGCGGCGGTCCGGGACGAGTACCCGCCTGCGGTGCTGGACGCGATCCGCCAGGCTCACGCGAACGGCGCCACGCTCCTCACCGTCTGCAGCGGCTCGTTCCTGCTCGGCGCCACCGGGCTGTTGAACGGCCGTCCGTGCACCACCCACTGGAAGCACATCGACGAGTTCAAGCAGCGCTTCCCCGAGGCCTTCCTCGACCCGGACGTGCTGTTCGTCGACGACGGGGACATCATCACCAGCGCCGGCACCGCGGCCGGCATCGACGCGTGCCTGCACCTGGTCCGCCGCGAGCTCGGCTCGGCGGCCGCGACGGCGATCGCCCGCCGGATGGTCGTGCCGCCGCAGCGGGACGGCGGCCAGCGGCAGTTCGTCGCGCTGCCCATGCCGGAGTGCACTGGGGACAGTCTGGAACCGGTGCTGTCGTGGATGATCGAGCACCTCGCCGAGGAGCACACGGTCCCCGCGCTGGCCCGGCGCGCCCAGATGTCGGAACGCACCTTCGCCCGCCGGTTCGCGGCCGAAACCGGCACGACGCCCGTCAAGTGGCTCACCACGCAACGGGTCCTGCACGCGCGAACCCTCCTCGAAGAGACCCGCCTGGGCATCGAGGAGATCGCCCGCGAGTGCGGGTTCAGCACCGGCGCCCTGCTCCGACACCACTTCCACCGCGTGGTCGGGGTGTCCCCGCACGACTACCGCCGCACGTTCGCCGCGTCGTGA
- a CDS encoding cysteine desulfurase-like protein, with protein sequence MAYDVTAVRKHFPALEEGAAHFDGPGGSQVPDVVGEAVAATLCAAIANRGSTTAAERRADRVVVEARQAAADLLGAQPGGIVFGRSMTQLTYDFSRALAKTWRPGDEVVVTRLDHDANIRPWVQAAEAHGVTVRWTDFDPASGELPVEAVSGLLSDRTRLVAVTAASNLLGTRPDVPAIAAAVHETRALLYVDGVHLTPHAPVDVTALGADFYGCSPYKFLGPHLGLVAAAPGLLETLHPDKLAPSTDAVPERFELGTLPYELLAGTTAAIDFLAGLAPGEGTRRQRLLRSLTALEEYEQGLLDRLDAGLAEIPGVTRYGSPTRRRTPTVLFSVEGVPSPVVYERLAARGVNAPAGSFYALDCSRHLGLGDTGAVRAGIAPYTTAAEVDRLLDGIRDL encoded by the coding sequence GTGGCCTATGACGTAACCGCAGTACGCAAGCACTTCCCCGCGCTCGAGGAGGGCGCCGCGCACTTCGACGGACCCGGCGGCTCGCAGGTGCCGGACGTGGTGGGCGAGGCCGTCGCCGCGACGCTGTGCGCGGCCATCGCCAACCGCGGCTCGACGACGGCCGCGGAGCGGCGTGCGGACCGCGTCGTCGTCGAGGCCCGGCAGGCCGCCGCCGACCTCCTCGGCGCGCAGCCGGGCGGGATCGTGTTCGGGCGCAGCATGACGCAGCTGACCTACGACTTCTCCCGCGCGCTCGCCAAGACGTGGCGGCCGGGCGACGAGGTCGTGGTGACGCGGCTGGATCACGACGCGAACATCCGGCCCTGGGTGCAGGCCGCCGAGGCGCACGGGGTCACCGTGCGGTGGACCGACTTCGACCCGGCCTCCGGCGAACTCCCCGTCGAGGCGGTCAGCGGCCTGCTCTCGGACCGCACCCGCCTGGTCGCCGTCACGGCCGCGTCCAACCTGCTCGGCACGCGCCCGGACGTCCCCGCGATCGCCGCCGCCGTGCACGAAACCCGCGCCCTGTTGTACGTCGACGGCGTGCACCTGACCCCCCACGCGCCGGTCGACGTCACCGCGCTCGGCGCGGATTTCTACGGCTGCTCCCCGTACAAGTTCCTCGGCCCGCACCTCGGCCTGGTCGCCGCCGCGCCCGGACTGCTCGAGACCCTGCACCCGGACAAGCTCGCGCCGTCCACCGACGCCGTGCCCGAGCGGTTCGAGCTGGGCACCCTCCCCTACGAACTCCTCGCCGGCACCACGGCCGCCATCGACTTCCTGGCGGGACTCGCGCCGGGCGAGGGCACGCGACGGCAACGGCTGCTGCGCTCGCTGACCGCGCTGGAGGAGTACGAGCAGGGCCTGCTCGATCGGCTCGACGCGGGCCTGGCGGAGATCCCGGGCGTGACGCGCTACGGCTCCCCCACGCGCCGCCGCACACCGACGGTCCTGTTCTCGGTCGAGGGCGTGCCCTCGCCCGTGGTCTACGAGCGACTGGCCGCGCGGGGCGTGAACGCGCCGGCGGGCAGCTTCTACGCCCTGGACTGCTCGCGCCACCTGGGCCTCGGCGACACGGGCGCGGTCCGCGCGGGCATCGCGCCGTACACGACCGCCGCCGAGGTCGACCGGCTGCTGGACGGGATCCGCGACCTCTGA
- a CDS encoding purine-cytosine permease family protein, with the protein MASSVGVDDYALTRVPDSARYSWWSVAIQRFGQVSALSQFLLGATVGFGMGFWQAFLAFTLGSVILELITILVGVIGMREGLSTSMIARWTGFGRGGSALIGLAIGISLIGWFGIQSAVSAQGLVSLMGGLPEWAWALVFGLVVTAIVVRGFHSMAWTAYLMVPAFLILVGWSIISELSSHDVGALVSSAPPGPQLSLLQGTTLVAGGFIVGAVITPDMTRFNRSTVDVVKQTLLGITLGEYVIGMAGVLLAHAVKSAEITTIVTSSVGWVGLLIVIAGTMKINDWNLYSSGLGVVNFIGTVSGRTAHRGLTTAVLGVIGSVLAAAGILGRFTDFLALLGVAFPPIAGIMVAEYFVVKKWRGDLEAARARGTVPEEAPVWVPATIVVWVAAGLVGEFVDWGLPSINSLVVAFVLYAVAGKLGLVRGVGRSRTADAEPAPAV; encoded by the coding sequence ATGGCCTCGTCGGTCGGTGTCGACGACTACGCCCTGACCAGGGTCCCGGACAGCGCCCGCTACTCCTGGTGGTCGGTCGCGATCCAGCGTTTCGGTCAGGTGTCCGCGCTGTCGCAGTTCCTGCTGGGCGCGACGGTCGGCTTCGGAATGGGCTTCTGGCAGGCGTTCCTCGCGTTCACCCTGGGCTCGGTCATCCTCGAGCTCATCACCATCCTCGTCGGCGTGATCGGCATGCGCGAAGGCCTGTCGACGTCGATGATCGCCCGCTGGACCGGCTTCGGCCGCGGCGGATCGGCGCTGATCGGGCTCGCGATCGGCATCAGCCTCATCGGCTGGTTCGGCATCCAGTCCGCGGTGTCGGCGCAGGGGCTCGTCTCACTCATGGGCGGGCTGCCGGAGTGGGCGTGGGCGCTGGTTTTCGGCCTGGTCGTGACCGCGATCGTGGTGCGCGGTTTCCACTCGATGGCGTGGACGGCCTACCTGATGGTGCCGGCGTTCCTGATCCTGGTCGGCTGGTCGATCATCTCCGAACTGTCGTCCCACGACGTCGGCGCGCTCGTGTCGTCGGCGCCGCCAGGCCCGCAGCTGAGCCTGCTGCAGGGCACCACGCTCGTCGCGGGCGGGTTCATCGTCGGCGCGGTGATCACGCCGGACATGACGCGGTTCAACCGCAGCACCGTTGACGTGGTCAAGCAGACACTGCTCGGCATCACGCTCGGCGAGTACGTCATCGGCATGGCCGGTGTGCTGCTGGCGCACGCGGTGAAGTCGGCGGAGATCACCACGATCGTCACGTCGTCGGTCGGCTGGGTCGGTCTGCTGATCGTCATCGCGGGCACCATGAAGATCAACGACTGGAACCTGTACTCGTCCGGGCTCGGCGTCGTGAACTTCATCGGCACGGTGTCCGGCCGCACGGCCCACCGCGGCCTGACCACCGCGGTCCTCGGCGTGATCGGCAGCGTGCTCGCCGCCGCCGGCATCCTCGGACGGTTCACCGACTTCCTCGCGCTGCTGGGCGTGGCGTTCCCGCCCATCGCCGGGATCATGGTGGCCGAGTACTTCGTGGTGAAGAAGTGGCGTGGCGATCTGGAAGCCGCCCGTGCCAGGGGAACCGTGCCCGAGGAAGCCCCGGTGTGGGTGCCGGCCACGATCGTCGTCTGGGTCGCCGCGGGGCTGGTCGGCGAGTTCGTCGACTGGGGTCTGCCCAGCATCAACTCGCTCGTCGTGGCGTTCGTGCTCTACGCGGTCGCGGGGAAGCTCGGCCTGGTCCGCGGTGTCGGTCGTAGCCGCACCGCCGACGCCGAACCCGCTCCCGCCGTCTAG
- a CDS encoding hydantoinase/oxoprolinase family protein translates to MRIGIDVGGTNTDAVLLDGRQVLASVKTSTTEDVTSGIVAAIDGLQRQRAFDPAAVQAVMIGTTHFINALVEAHRLAPTAAVRLSLPAGASLPPMVDWPQRLVDAVSGRSYLVHGGHEFDGRHIAELDESELRKAADDMGAAGVRSVAITSVFSPVNAEFEARAAEIISAQLPDVAISLSHEIGRIGLLERENATVINAALRELAAHIVDGLAASVSGAGITAPLYLSQNDGTLMDVDFARRYPVATFASGPTNSMRGAAVLSGLDTCAVVDVGGTTSDVGVLRQGFPREATTDVSVAGIRTNFRMPDVLSIGIGGGSRVRGNAGDVTVGPDSVGYELTSKALVFGGDTLTATDIAVATGRVEIGDPSLVAHLDRGLVRAALDRIAADVADVVERMRTSAEPLPVVAVGGGSVLLPDELSGAGTVHRPENYAVANAIGAAIAQIGGEVDRVYAIEPGRREAVVEEAKQEAVDRAVAAGASPASVGIVDFDEVPIPYLPGNATRIRVKAVGDLQLGA, encoded by the coding sequence GTGCGCATCGGCATCGACGTCGGCGGCACCAACACCGACGCGGTCCTGCTGGACGGGCGGCAGGTGCTCGCCTCGGTCAAGACCAGCACCACCGAGGACGTCACCTCGGGCATCGTCGCCGCGATCGACGGTCTGCAGCGGCAACGTGCGTTCGACCCGGCCGCGGTGCAGGCGGTGATGATCGGCACCACGCACTTCATCAACGCACTGGTGGAGGCCCACCGTCTCGCGCCGACCGCCGCGGTGCGGCTCAGCCTGCCCGCCGGCGCGTCACTGCCGCCGATGGTGGACTGGCCGCAGCGGCTGGTGGACGCGGTGTCCGGGCGCAGCTACCTGGTGCACGGCGGGCACGAGTTCGACGGCCGCCACATCGCCGAGCTCGACGAGAGCGAGCTGCGCAAGGCGGCCGACGACATGGGTGCGGCCGGGGTGCGCAGCGTCGCGATCACGTCCGTCTTCTCCCCCGTCAACGCCGAGTTCGAAGCCCGCGCGGCGGAGATCATCTCCGCCCAGCTGCCGGACGTGGCGATCTCGCTGTCGCACGAGATCGGCCGCATCGGCCTGCTGGAGCGGGAGAACGCGACCGTCATCAACGCGGCGCTGCGGGAGCTGGCCGCGCACATCGTGGACGGGCTGGCCGCGTCCGTGTCCGGCGCCGGCATCACCGCGCCGCTGTACCTGAGCCAGAACGACGGCACGCTGATGGACGTCGACTTCGCCCGCCGCTACCCGGTGGCGACGTTCGCCTCGGGTCCGACCAACTCGATGCGCGGCGCCGCCGTGCTGTCCGGTCTGGACACCTGCGCGGTCGTCGACGTCGGTGGCACGACCAGTGACGTCGGCGTGCTGCGGCAGGGCTTCCCGCGCGAGGCGACCACGGACGTCAGCGTCGCCGGTATCCGCACCAACTTCCGCATGCCCGACGTGCTGTCCATCGGCATCGGCGGTGGCAGCCGGGTGCGGGGGAACGCCGGTGACGTGACCGTCGGCCCCGACTCGGTGGGGTACGAGCTGACCTCGAAGGCGCTGGTCTTCGGCGGCGACACGCTCACCGCGACCGACATCGCGGTGGCCACGGGACGCGTCGAGATCGGCGACCCCAGCCTCGTCGCCCACCTCGACCGCGGCCTGGTGCGGGCCGCACTGGACAGGATCGCCGCGGATGTCGCCGACGTGGTCGAGCGGATGCGCACCTCGGCCGAGCCGCTGCCGGTGGTCGCCGTCGGCGGCGGATCGGTGCTGCTGCCGGACGAGCTGTCCGGCGCCGGGACGGTGCACCGGCCGGAGAACTACGCGGTGGCCAACGCGATCGGCGCGGCCATCGCCCAGATCGGGGGCGAGGTCGACCGCGTGTACGCGATCGAGCCGGGCCGCCGCGAGGCCGTCGTCGAGGAGGCCAAGCAGGAAGCGGTGGACCGCGCGGTCGCGGCCGGGGCCAGCCCGGCGTCGGTCGGGATCGTCGACTTCGACGAGGTGCCCATCCCCTACCTGCCCGGCAACGCCACCCGCATCCGCGTCAAGGCGGTCGGCGACCTGCAGCTGGGGGCGTGA
- a CDS encoding DUF917 domain-containing protein, with amino-acid sequence MTMREITIDHLGDIARGAAILGTGGGGDPYIGRLLASSAVRTHGPVRLVPLDEVGDDAVVLPVAMMGAPTVMVEKLPSAEQVGLAARTLATYLGKELTHIACAEAGGVNSLIPVVAAAQLGLPLVDADGMGRAFPELQMVLPTLYGIRATPMSIADEKGNRGVLDTVDNHWAERLARSATIDMGCSAMISNYAMSGAQARESLVPGTLSLCAELGARVRQARAEHADPVARVVERLGGRKLFSGKVVDVARRTVTGFARGEARLSGMDADTGSEMVLKFQNEHLVAERDGITEASVPDLICCLDRESGEAVTTEGLRYGQRVVVIAAPADPRWHTPEGIELAGPRYFGYDIDPVGVSA; translated from the coding sequence GTGACGATGCGCGAGATCACGATCGACCACCTCGGCGACATCGCGCGCGGCGCGGCGATCCTCGGCACCGGCGGTGGTGGCGACCCCTACATCGGGCGGCTGCTCGCGTCGTCGGCGGTGCGCACGCACGGGCCGGTCCGGCTGGTACCGCTGGACGAGGTCGGCGACGACGCGGTGGTCCTGCCCGTCGCGATGATGGGCGCGCCGACGGTGATGGTCGAGAAGCTGCCCTCGGCCGAGCAGGTCGGGCTGGCCGCCCGCACCCTGGCGACGTACCTGGGCAAGGAGCTCACGCACATCGCGTGCGCCGAGGCCGGCGGGGTCAACTCGCTGATCCCGGTGGTCGCGGCCGCGCAGCTGGGCCTGCCGCTGGTGGACGCCGACGGCATGGGCCGCGCGTTCCCCGAGCTGCAGATGGTGCTGCCCACGCTGTACGGCATCCGCGCGACCCCGATGTCCATCGCCGACGAGAAGGGCAACCGCGGCGTACTGGACACAGTGGACAACCACTGGGCGGAACGGCTGGCCCGCTCGGCGACGATCGACATGGGTTGCTCGGCCATGATCAGCAACTACGCGATGTCCGGCGCGCAGGCACGCGAGTCGCTGGTGCCCGGCACCCTCAGCCTGTGCGCCGAACTGGGCGCCCGGGTGCGGCAGGCGCGCGCCGAGCACGCCGACCCCGTCGCCCGGGTGGTGGAGCGGCTCGGCGGCCGGAAGCTGTTCAGCGGCAAGGTCGTCGACGTCGCCCGGCGCACGGTGACCGGCTTCGCCCGCGGCGAGGCCAGGCTGTCCGGAATGGACGCCGACACCGGAAGCGAGATGGTGCTGAAGTTCCAGAACGAGCACCTGGTCGCGGAGCGGGACGGAATCACGGAAGCGTCGGTACCCGATCTGATCTGCTGCCTGGACCGCGAGTCCGGCGAAGCGGTGACCACCGAGGGGCTGCGCTACGGGCAGCGGGTCGTGGTCATCGCGGCGCCCGCGGACCCGCGCTGGCACACCCCCGAAGGCATCGAACTGGCCGGGCCGCGGTACTTCGGCTACGACATCGACCCCGTCGGGGTGAGCGCGTGA
- a CDS encoding DUF917 domain-containing protein, with translation MSWTLTEDHLEDLARGAAVLGTGGGGDPYVGRLLVRQAIREHGPITVLDPSEVGDDDLVVPTAQMGAPTVVHEKLPSGEEPVLALRTLEKHLGTRASATMPIECGGINSMIPLVVGARLGLPVVDADGMGRAFPELQMETFGVYGVTGSPMAIGGERGETTIIDTGADNRRMEWLARGVTIRLGGVAHIAEYAMSGAEVKRTAVPRTLSLALTVGRTIREARERNLDPVSELSTALGETLYRNLRVLFRGKVSDVERRTEAGFARGRASAVSFDGGHKLELVFQNENLLALVDGEVRCLVPDLVCVLESESAEPITTETLRYGQRVVVVGISTPELMRTPEALATFGPAAFGLAYEFTPVEVLV, from the coding sequence GTGAGCTGGACGCTGACCGAGGACCACCTCGAAGACCTCGCGCGCGGCGCGGCCGTGCTCGGCACCGGCGGCGGTGGCGACCCCTACGTCGGGCGGCTGCTGGTGCGGCAGGCGATCCGCGAGCACGGGCCGATCACCGTCCTCGACCCGTCCGAGGTCGGCGACGACGACCTGGTCGTGCCGACCGCGCAGATGGGCGCACCGACCGTGGTGCACGAGAAGCTGCCCAGCGGTGAGGAACCCGTGCTGGCCCTGCGGACGCTGGAGAAACACCTCGGCACCCGGGCGAGCGCGACCATGCCGATCGAGTGCGGGGGGATCAACTCGATGATCCCGCTGGTCGTGGGCGCGCGGCTCGGGCTGCCGGTGGTCGACGCCGACGGGATGGGCCGCGCGTTCCCCGAGCTGCAGATGGAGACCTTCGGCGTGTACGGCGTGACCGGCTCGCCGATGGCGATCGGCGGGGAACGCGGCGAGACCACGATCATCGACACCGGCGCGGACAACCGGCGGATGGAGTGGCTCGCGCGCGGCGTCACGATCCGGCTCGGCGGCGTGGCGCACATCGCCGAGTACGCGATGAGCGGCGCCGAGGTCAAGCGCACCGCGGTGCCGCGCACGCTGTCGCTCGCGCTGACGGTGGGCCGCACCATCCGCGAGGCCCGGGAACGCAACCTCGACCCCGTCAGCGAGCTGAGCACCGCCCTGGGCGAGACGCTGTACCGGAACCTGCGGGTGCTGTTCCGCGGCAAGGTGTCCGATGTGGAGCGCCGGACGGAGGCGGGCTTCGCGCGCGGCCGGGCGTCGGCGGTGTCGTTCGACGGCGGGCACAAGCTCGAGCTGGTGTTCCAGAACGAGAACCTGCTGGCCCTGGTGGACGGCGAGGTGCGGTGCCTGGTGCCGGACCTGGTGTGCGTGCTGGAGTCCGAGTCGGCGGAACCGATCACGACCGAGACGCTGCGCTACGGCCAGCGGGTCGTGGTCGTCGGGATCTCGACGCCGGAGCTGATGCGCACGCCCGAGGCGCTGGCCACGTTCGGGCCGGCCGCGTTCGGGCTGGCCTACGAGTTCACCCCCGTGGAGGTGCTGGTCTGA
- a CDS encoding putative hydro-lyase → MSPERARAAFRAGTVAPTSGWAAGFTQTNLIAVPRDWAYDVLLFCQRNPRPCPVLDVTDPGSTSTVLAPGADLSRDLPRYRVWRDGELAGEVDDVSGLWQEDLVAFSIGCSFTFETGLLAAGIPLRHIEQGRNVSMYVTNRRCRPAGRLHGPMVVSMRPIPADRVAEATAISGAMPAVHGAPVHTGDPAELGIADLDRPDFGDPVRAEPGDVPVFWACGVTPQAALMASKPPFAITHSPGHMFITDRRDSEYRVTVQWNEQPPSG, encoded by the coding sequence GTGTCCCCGGAGCGAGCGCGCGCGGCCTTCCGCGCCGGGACCGTGGCACCGACGTCCGGGTGGGCGGCCGGGTTCACGCAGACCAACCTGATCGCCGTCCCCCGCGACTGGGCCTACGACGTGCTGCTGTTCTGCCAGCGCAACCCGCGGCCGTGCCCCGTCCTCGACGTCACCGACCCGGGCAGCACGTCGACGGTGCTCGCGCCCGGCGCCGACCTCAGCCGCGACCTGCCCCGCTACCGCGTCTGGCGCGACGGCGAGCTGGCCGGGGAGGTCGACGACGTGAGCGGCCTGTGGCAGGAGGACCTGGTCGCGTTCTCCATCGGCTGCAGCTTCACGTTCGAGACCGGCCTGCTCGCCGCCGGCATTCCGCTGCGGCACATCGAACAGGGCCGCAACGTGTCGATGTACGTGACGAACCGCCGGTGCCGCCCGGCGGGGCGCCTGCACGGCCCGATGGTCGTGTCGATGCGCCCGATCCCGGCGGACCGGGTCGCCGAGGCGACCGCGATCAGCGGGGCGATGCCCGCGGTGCACGGCGCGCCGGTCCACACCGGCGATCCGGCGGAGCTGGGCATCGCCGACCTGGACCGGCCCGATTTCGGCGACCCGGTCCGGGCCGAACCCGGTGACGTGCCGGTGTTCTGGGCGTGCGGGGTCACGCCGCAGGCGGCGCTGATGGCTTCCAAGCCGCCGTTCGCGATCACCCACTCGCCGGGGCACATGTTCATCACCGACCGCCGGGACAGCGAGTACCGCGTCACGGTTCAGTGGAACGAGCAGCCGCCGTCCGGGTAG
- a CDS encoding DUF917 domain-containing protein has protein sequence MRITSADVPALERGVALLGSGGGGDTMTAAVLLRRLVTDGPEPEVLPVDALDPAAVVLPVGIVGATAAFTEKLPSGAEFATAVSAIERWTGDRADVLVSIEIGGLNGLMPLVVAGDLGLPCADADLSGRGLPRLDQLSIAATGRGLAPAAIAEPGGQVLVLAAGSDASVERGARAFLASSGGWAAMAFAPVPAGELPSCAVIGSVSAALELGRRVLAAGESPAADRLAEASGGRVLARGRVLEVSRHVGPGSHGSAGFGRGSATLTDHAGGALLRLEMENEYLLALRDGRPVASTPDVITVVDHRTGVPVPCDAIRAGLEVDVLQLAAAPFWTDPRRLPVLRPRAYGIDSDPVLAP, from the coding sequence ATGCGCATCACCTCGGCGGACGTGCCGGCACTCGAGCGGGGCGTCGCGCTGCTCGGATCCGGCGGGGGCGGGGACACGATGACAGCGGCGGTGCTGCTGCGCCGGCTGGTCACCGACGGCCCCGAACCCGAGGTGCTCCCCGTGGACGCGCTGGACCCCGCGGCCGTCGTCCTGCCGGTGGGCATCGTCGGCGCGACGGCCGCCTTCACCGAGAAACTGCCCAGCGGCGCGGAGTTCGCGACAGCGGTGTCGGCGATCGAACGGTGGACCGGTGACCGCGCCGACGTCCTCGTGTCGATCGAGATCGGCGGGCTGAACGGGCTGATGCCGCTGGTCGTCGCCGGGGACCTAGGCCTGCCGTGCGCGGACGCGGACCTGTCCGGGCGCGGGCTGCCGCGGCTGGACCAGCTGTCCATCGCCGCCACCGGACGTGGGCTGGCGCCGGCCGCGATCGCCGAACCGGGCGGCCAGGTGCTGGTGCTGGCGGCCGGTTCGGACGCCTCCGTCGAACGCGGCGCCCGTGCCTTCCTGGCGAGTTCCGGCGGCTGGGCGGCGATGGCGTTCGCCCCGGTGCCCGCCGGTGAGCTGCCGTCGTGCGCGGTGATCGGCAGTGTGAGCGCCGCACTGGAGCTGGGGCGACGCGTGCTCGCGGCCGGGGAGAGCCCGGCCGCGGACCGGCTGGCGGAGGCCTCCGGCGGGCGCGTGCTCGCGCGCGGACGTGTGCTGGAGGTGTCCCGCCACGTCGGGCCGGGCAGCCACGGCAGCGCCGGGTTCGGCCGGGGCAGCGCGACGCTGACCGACCACGCCGGTGGCGCCCTGCTGCGGCTGGAGATGGAGAACGAGTACCTGCTGGCGCTGCGGGACGGGCGGCCGGTGGCGTCCACCCCGGACGTGATCACCGTGGTCGACCACCGCACCGGCGTGCCCGTGCCGTGCGACGCGATCCGCGCCGGCCTCGAGGTCGACGTGCTGCAGCTGGCCGCGGCCCCGTTCTGGACGGATCCGCGCCGTCTGCCCGTGCTGCGGCCCCGCGCGTACGGCATCGACTCCGACCCGGTGCTCGCCCCGTGA
- a CDS encoding helix-turn-helix domain-containing protein produces the protein MIVRRLLALPSWATDVRVLAGQSGLDRPLETVRATLDAGDEPGRGELLVLARELRGTDWQLDALLRRGADSGAAGLLLPELEPLAATRMLADRLAMPLLVTAARPLDLLVEARLMLAAPDLDRANLVLATHRALGERLRSPEEVVAALRELLRSPVALLDDRGEPLAGELASAARVRVDEPVPQRVDLDDRVLLAHPALLGGPVLWVAAELSGADAARADVVPPALAVAAGAVQRWLLANRLELERDARSRTALLGDLLRVDGEPGADLRRRAADAGWRLGGWHVGLRIGVSPTVDTVARTTEVVRALRAEQIAAVVVEHGDGWTGWVTFDQEPTAERVRTLAGRLRAAHKTLRRTLGAHLGVGRPHPRPDGLAATIAEATDAARLAATRPESGHFLHVDQLGMAQLLLEWTRTDTFEPAARALVAPLRDAPGDLVRTLAAYLDAESSIAETAAVLGVHRNTVAARIARVEQLLDVDLSRPDDRLALHLASRAITLDD, from the coding sequence GTGATCGTGCGCCGCCTGCTGGCCCTGCCGTCGTGGGCCACGGACGTCCGGGTGCTGGCCGGGCAGTCCGGTCTGGACCGTCCACTGGAGACAGTCCGGGCGACCCTCGACGCCGGTGACGAACCCGGCCGCGGGGAGCTGCTGGTCCTGGCGCGCGAGCTGCGCGGCACCGACTGGCAGCTCGACGCCCTCCTGCGGCGCGGCGCGGACAGCGGTGCCGCCGGGCTGCTGCTGCCGGAGCTGGAACCGCTGGCCGCCACCCGGATGCTGGCGGACCGGCTGGCGATGCCGCTGCTGGTGACCGCGGCCCGGCCGCTGGACCTGCTCGTCGAGGCGCGACTCATGCTCGCCGCCCCGGACCTGGACCGCGCGAACCTCGTGCTGGCCACCCACCGCGCCCTCGGCGAACGGCTGCGCTCGCCGGAGGAGGTGGTGGCCGCGTTGCGCGAGCTGTTGCGGTCGCCGGTCGCGTTGCTCGACGACCGGGGCGAGCCGCTGGCCGGGGAGCTCGCGTCGGCGGCGCGGGTTCGCGTGGACGAGCCGGTGCCGCAGCGGGTGGACCTCGACGACCGGGTTCTGCTCGCGCATCCCGCGTTGCTCGGCGGCCCGGTGCTGTGGGTGGCAGCCGAGCTGAGCGGTGCCGACGCGGCCCGGGCGGACGTGGTGCCGCCCGCGCTGGCGGTCGCGGCCGGGGCCGTGCAGCGGTGGCTGCTGGCCAACCGGCTGGAACTGGAGCGGGACGCGCGCTCGCGAACGGCGCTGCTGGGCGATCTGCTGCGCGTGGACGGCGAGCCCGGGGCGGACCTGCGCCGCCGGGCGGCCGACGCGGGATGGCGGCTGGGCGGCTGGCACGTCGGGTTGCGGATCGGGGTCTCACCCACTGTGGACACGGTGGCCCGGACGACCGAGGTGGTCCGGGCGCTGCGGGCCGAGCAGATCGCGGCGGTGGTCGTCGAGCACGGCGACGGCTGGACCGGCTGGGTGACGTTCGACCAGGAACCGACCGCGGAACGCGTGCGCACGCTCGCGGGCCGCCTCCGCGCCGCGCACAAGACGCTGCGGCGCACGCTCGGCGCGCACCTCGGCGTCGGCCGCCCGCACCCGCGCCCGGACGGCCTCGCGGCGACCATCGCGGAGGCCACCGACGCCGCCCGCCTGGCCGCGACCCGCCCCGAGTCGGGCCACTTCCTGCACGTCGACCAGCTCGGGATGGCTCAGCTGCTGCTGGAGTGGACCCGGACGGACACGTTCGAACCCGCCGCCCGCGCACTGGTCGCCCCGCTCCGGGACGCGCCGGGCGACCTCGTCCGGACGCTCGCCGCGTACCTCGACGCGGAGTCCTCGATCGCCGAGACCGCCGCCGTGCTGGGCGTGCACCGCAACACCGTGGCAGCGCGGATCGCCCGGGTCGAGCAGCTGCTCGACGTCGACCTCTCCCGGCCCGACGACCGCCTGGCGCTGCACCTGGCTTCCCGAGCCATCACGCTCGACGACTGA